The following proteins are encoded in a genomic region of Ostrinia nubilalis chromosome 1, ilOstNubi1.1, whole genome shotgun sequence:
- the LOC135071291 gene encoding serine/threonine-protein kinase greatwall isoform X4, protein MTSNDSKLSDTTECHTILEKINAINETVITKAPDINDFTIVKPISRGAFGKVFLAHKKNNKELMYAIKVMKKSDMINKNMVAQVVTERNALALSRSPFCVHLFYSLQSLSSVYLVMEYMVGGDLKSLLNVYGFLEESMAVFYVAEVTLALDYLHKHNIVHRDLKPDNMLIAKSGHVKLTDFGLSRIEIHRDLEISDFVNRTPSLNMRTPGQLLSLTSHLSFGSGGGDSTHTSVMSADACENLIDELKETSKLQGMFDGVSGLENSQLMEHSQLSGIHPFMSAESINLDDVVSQDSGSESLSSYHTCESSKNSSNSKSNKSTDISSNNGSSLGESAVLTDSQHDQSTSPVCRGNSLKRIPSFRAKKRKRILDGDGDTPTGVTSLAESKENHSGLTQEIMALELSQNTPKRMAIHPTPDRRKNPIKGVLKKRWASQDDSHHFNVGVIFSTPVSNDKSPSAKKMHKATRFNLPKDDQPASGAKDKNIVFSKHISTSLEIFPSRRMSRDDRSPTDLCKTPVATAHTPYRTPKSVRRGNQVSDQRILGTPDYLAPELLLRQGHGPSVDWWALGVCLYEFMTGVPPFNDETPQAVFTNILSRNIEWPEGDEALSAEAVGAIEGLLTMDPKERPAATAVKKMSLFRNVDWENQLSAEPPFVPTPDDLHDTGYFQARNILQQLHVSNFDM, encoded by the exons ATGACCTCAAATGATTCAAAATTATCAGACACCACAGAATGTCAcacaattttggaaaaaataaatgcTATCAATGAAACCGTGATAACcaag gctccagatattaatgattttactaTAGTCAAGCCCATCAGTCGTGGTGCATTTGGAAAAGTATTTCTAGCGCACAAAAAGAATAACAAAGAACTGATGTATGCCATAAaagttatgaaaaaatctgataTGATAAACAAAAACATGGTTGCACAAGTTGTAACTGAGAGGAATGCACTGGCATTATCAAGGAGTCCGTTTTGCGTGCATTTGTTCTATTCATTGCAGTCCTTATCTTCAGTTTATCTG GTAATGGAATACATGGTTGGTGGAGATTTAAAGTCTCTTCTAAATGTTTATGGGTTTCTGGAAGAGTCAATGGCGGTGTTCTATGTAGCAGAAGTAACTCTAGCATTGGATTATTTGCACAAACATAATATAGTGCACAGAGATTTGAAACCAGACAATATGTTGATTGCTAAAAGTGGTCATGTAAAACTCACAGACTTTGGTTTGTCTAGAATTGAAATACATAGAG ATTTGGAAATATCAGATTTTGTTAATCGAACACCAAGTTTGAACATGAGAACACCCGGCCAGCTGTTGTCCTTAACATCACACCTGTCCTTTGGTTCTGGCGGTGGAGACTCCACCCACACCTCTGTCATGTCTGCTGATGCTTGTGAGAACCTCATTGATGAACTTAAGGAGACTA GTAAACTGCAGGGTATGTTTGATGGTGTTAGTGGATTAGAAAATTCTCAGCTGATGGAGCATTCTCAACTTTCTGGGATCCATCCCTTCATGAGCGCAGAAAGCATCAACCTGGATGATGTAGtt TCTCAAGATTCTGGATCTGAATCTCTCAGCTCCTACCACACTTGCGAAAGTTCTAAAAACAGTAGCAACTCGAAGAGCAACAAGTCTACTGACATAAGCAGCAACAATGGGTCATCCTTAGGAGAGTCTGCTGTACTCACTGACTCCCAACATGACCAGTCAACCTCTCCTGTGTGCCGCGGGAATTCCTTGAAGAGAATACCTAG TTTCAGAGCGAAAAAGAGGAAAAGAATATTAGACGGGGATGGAGATACGCCTACAGGTGTGACAAGCCTTGCTGAGTCCAAAGAGAATCACAGTGGGCTTACTCAAGAGATAATGGCGTTGGAGCTAAGTCAGAACACACCAAAACGCATGGCTATTCATCCTACCCCAGATAGGCGGAAGAATCCAATAAAGGGTGTCCTTAAAAAAAG ATGGGCATCTCAAGATGATAGTCACCATTTTAATGTAGGCGTGATATTCTCAACTCCAGTGTCCAATGACAAGTCACCGAGCGCCAAGAAAATGCACAAGGCAACGCGATTTAACTTGCCCAAGGATGATCAACCGGCATCTggagctaaagataaaaatatcgTGTTCAGTAAACATATTTCTACTAGTTTGGAGATATTCCCGTCACGGCGTATGAGCAGA GATGACAGATCACCAACGGACCTTTGTAAAACACCAGTAGCGACCGCCCACACTCCATACAGAACGCCTAAAAGCGTGCGGCGTGGAAATCAAGTCTCTGATCAAAGAATTTTGGGAACACCCGACTATTTAGCGCCTGAGTTGTTGCTGAG GCAAGGGCATGGCCCTTCAGTGGATTGGTGGGCGCTGGGCGTGTGTCTTTATGAATTTATGACTGGCGTCCCTCCTTTTAACGATGAAACTCCACAAGCTGTCTTCACCAATATACTGTCTagaa ACATTGAATGGCCAGAAGGCGACGAAGCGCTATCAGCCGAGGCGGTCGGTGCGATCGAGGGTCTTCTCACCATGGATCCCAAGGAGCGGCCTGCGGCTACCGCAGTCAAGAAGATGTCTCTCTTCAGGAACGTCGACTGGGAGAACCAGCTCAGCGCGGAGCCGCCTTTCGTGCCGACGCCAGACGATTTGCACGACACTGGATATTTTCAAG CAAGAAATATACTGCAGCAACTGCATGTTTCCAACTTTGACATGTAG
- the LOC135071364 gene encoding splicing factor 45 has protein sequence MSLYDDLDTIKARTTEKVAGWSSGIKLLQSQLQLKKAAVTQPKREALRRSTQVLTPVIDLKSKQKDEDESNSNSPNSQPKTLTASLNVRDFDWNVANEYDPMWPNDYEKVAKEMQAKRLQLDGGDRTERTERKRKSRFGDDDDVIPEKTLIPMQPEEEEAEEISKRAAGAAIAPPPSLTVETPSPPPAVPTPNPPAAGFSIGGYGASSVAAKIMAKYGFKEGQGLGKKEQGMSVALQVEKTSKRGGRIIHEKDGGAMPPPAFAMPAAPGPDSPNASSNSPQTKQEPSITEIMKSPSKVVLLRNMVGPGDVDEELEPEVKDECNTKYGDVIKVLIFEMPNAPSDEAVRIFVEFKRIESAIKAVVDLNGRFFGGRQVKAGFYDVEKFASLQLTE, from the exons ATGTCCTTGTACGAcgatcttgatacaataaaagCCCGCACGACAGAAAAGGTAGCAGGATGGTCTTCAGGTATAAAATTACTGCAATCACAACTGCAACTAAAAAAAGCTGCAGTAACTCAACCTAAAAGAGAAGCTTTACGTCGTTCAACACAG GTTTTAACACCTGTTATCGACCTGAAAAGTAAACAAAAAGATGAGGATGAGTCAAATTCAAACAGTCCCAATTCACAACCTAAAACTCTGACAGCTTCACTAAATGTTCGAGATTTTGATTGGAATGTAGCAAATGAGTATGATCCTATGTGGCCTaatgattacgaaaaagttGCCAAAG AAATGCAAGCTAAAAGATTACAATTAGATGGTGGAGACAGAACTGAAAGGACAGAAAGAAAACGAAAAAGTAGatttggtgatgatgatgatgttatccCTGAAAAAACACTTATACCAATG CAACctgaagaagaagaagctgAAGAAATATCTAAACGTGCTGCTGGTGCTGCGATTGCCCCACCACCGTCATTGACTGTTGAGACCCCATCACCACCCCCTGCCGTACCCACCCCTAACCCCCCTGCAGCTGGATTTTCTATAGGTGGCTATGGTGCTAGCTCAGTAGCTGCCAAAATTATGGCAAAATATGGATTCAAG gaagGTCAAGGTTTGGGTAAAAAAGAACAAGGCATGTCAGTGGCTTTACAAGTAGAGAAGACCTCTAAGCGTGGTGGAAGAATTATACATGAAAAGGATGGAGGAGCCATGCCACCACCAGCATTTGCTATGCCTGCTGCTCCTGGACCAG attctCCAAATGCTTCTTCTAATTCCCCACAAACAAAACAAGAGCCATCAATTACTGAAATAATGAAGTCACCGAGCAAAGTAGTTTTATTAAga AATATGGTGGGCCCCGGAGATGTGGACGAGGAACTTGAACCAGAAGTAAAAGATGAATGTAACACGAAATATGGAGatgttataaaagttttaatatttgaaatgccAAATGCGCCTTCTGATGAAGCTGTGAGAATATTTGTGGAATTTAAACGAATTGAAAGTGCTATTAAAGCAGTTGTCGACCTCAATGGCCGATTTTTCGGCGGTCGTCAAGTGAAGGCGGGATTCTATGATGTAGAAAAATTTGCTTCATTACAATTAactgaataa
- the LOC135071291 gene encoding serine/threonine-protein kinase greatwall isoform X3, with protein MGIISSKDTRRVSFDNTFALAPALNIQNSIQDENVVALDDLAAAPDINDFTIVKPISRGAFGKVFLAHKKNNKELMYAIKVMKKSDMINKNMVAQVVTERNALALSRSPFCVHLFYSLQSLSSVYLVMEYMVGGDLKSLLNVYGFLEESMAVFYVAEVTLALDYLHKHNIVHRDLKPDNMLIAKSGHVKLTDFGLSRIEIHRDLEISDFVNRTPSLNMRTPGQLLSLTSHLSFGSGGGDSTHTSVMSADACENLIDELKETSKLQGMFDGVSGLENSQLMEHSQLSGIHPFMSAESINLDDVVSQDSGSESLSSYHTCESSKNSSNSKSNKSTDISSNNGSSLGESAVLTDSQHDQSTSPVCRGNSLKRIPSFRAKKRKRILDGDGDTPTGVTSLAESKENHSGLTQEIMALELSQNTPKRMAIHPTPDRRKNPIKGVLKKRWASQDDSHHFNVGVIFSTPVSNDKSPSAKKMHKATRFNLPKDDQPASGAKDKNIVFSKHISTSLEIFPSRRMSRDDRSPTDLCKTPVATAHTPYRTPKSVRRGNQVSDQRILGTPDYLAPELLLRQGHGPSVDWWALGVCLYEFMTGVPPFNDETPQAVFTNILSRNIEWPEGDEALSAEAVGAIEGLLTMDPKERPAATAVKKMSLFRNVDWENQLSAEPPFVPTPDDLHDTGYFQARNILQQLHVSNFDM; from the exons ATGGGAATAATATCAAGTAAAGATACGCGTCGAGTTAGTTTTGATAATACATTTGCTTTAGCTCCTGCATTGAATATACAAAATTCTATCCAAGATGAAAACGTAGTTGCATTGGATGACCTAGCAGCA gctccagatattaatgattttactaTAGTCAAGCCCATCAGTCGTGGTGCATTTGGAAAAGTATTTCTAGCGCACAAAAAGAATAACAAAGAACTGATGTATGCCATAAaagttatgaaaaaatctgataTGATAAACAAAAACATGGTTGCACAAGTTGTAACTGAGAGGAATGCACTGGCATTATCAAGGAGTCCGTTTTGCGTGCATTTGTTCTATTCATTGCAGTCCTTATCTTCAGTTTATCTG GTAATGGAATACATGGTTGGTGGAGATTTAAAGTCTCTTCTAAATGTTTATGGGTTTCTGGAAGAGTCAATGGCGGTGTTCTATGTAGCAGAAGTAACTCTAGCATTGGATTATTTGCACAAACATAATATAGTGCACAGAGATTTGAAACCAGACAATATGTTGATTGCTAAAAGTGGTCATGTAAAACTCACAGACTTTGGTTTGTCTAGAATTGAAATACATAGAG ATTTGGAAATATCAGATTTTGTTAATCGAACACCAAGTTTGAACATGAGAACACCCGGCCAGCTGTTGTCCTTAACATCACACCTGTCCTTTGGTTCTGGCGGTGGAGACTCCACCCACACCTCTGTCATGTCTGCTGATGCTTGTGAGAACCTCATTGATGAACTTAAGGAGACTA GTAAACTGCAGGGTATGTTTGATGGTGTTAGTGGATTAGAAAATTCTCAGCTGATGGAGCATTCTCAACTTTCTGGGATCCATCCCTTCATGAGCGCAGAAAGCATCAACCTGGATGATGTAGtt TCTCAAGATTCTGGATCTGAATCTCTCAGCTCCTACCACACTTGCGAAAGTTCTAAAAACAGTAGCAACTCGAAGAGCAACAAGTCTACTGACATAAGCAGCAACAATGGGTCATCCTTAGGAGAGTCTGCTGTACTCACTGACTCCCAACATGACCAGTCAACCTCTCCTGTGTGCCGCGGGAATTCCTTGAAGAGAATACCTAG TTTCAGAGCGAAAAAGAGGAAAAGAATATTAGACGGGGATGGAGATACGCCTACAGGTGTGACAAGCCTTGCTGAGTCCAAAGAGAATCACAGTGGGCTTACTCAAGAGATAATGGCGTTGGAGCTAAGTCAGAACACACCAAAACGCATGGCTATTCATCCTACCCCAGATAGGCGGAAGAATCCAATAAAGGGTGTCCTTAAAAAAAG ATGGGCATCTCAAGATGATAGTCACCATTTTAATGTAGGCGTGATATTCTCAACTCCAGTGTCCAATGACAAGTCACCGAGCGCCAAGAAAATGCACAAGGCAACGCGATTTAACTTGCCCAAGGATGATCAACCGGCATCTggagctaaagataaaaatatcgTGTTCAGTAAACATATTTCTACTAGTTTGGAGATATTCCCGTCACGGCGTATGAGCAGA GATGACAGATCACCAACGGACCTTTGTAAAACACCAGTAGCGACCGCCCACACTCCATACAGAACGCCTAAAAGCGTGCGGCGTGGAAATCAAGTCTCTGATCAAAGAATTTTGGGAACACCCGACTATTTAGCGCCTGAGTTGTTGCTGAG GCAAGGGCATGGCCCTTCAGTGGATTGGTGGGCGCTGGGCGTGTGTCTTTATGAATTTATGACTGGCGTCCCTCCTTTTAACGATGAAACTCCACAAGCTGTCTTCACCAATATACTGTCTagaa ACATTGAATGGCCAGAAGGCGACGAAGCGCTATCAGCCGAGGCGGTCGGTGCGATCGAGGGTCTTCTCACCATGGATCCCAAGGAGCGGCCTGCGGCTACCGCAGTCAAGAAGATGTCTCTCTTCAGGAACGTCGACTGGGAGAACCAGCTCAGCGCGGAGCCGCCTTTCGTGCCGACGCCAGACGATTTGCACGACACTGGATATTTTCAAG CAAGAAATATACTGCAGCAACTGCATGTTTCCAACTTTGACATGTAG
- the LOC135071291 gene encoding serine/threonine-protein kinase greatwall isoform X1: MGIISSKDTRRVSFDNTFALAPALNIQNSIQDENVVALDDLAADPDDGLIFKDIKSIEPTEEGDGDYWAHRIEFLKKEHQSINKIIEAEYEKTVENTNKTFEPPKVTNDKLQKIKPCLDWRAKAPDINDFTIVKPISRGAFGKVFLAHKKNNKELMYAIKVMKKSDMINKNMVAQVVTERNALALSRSPFCVHLFYSLQSLSSVYLVMEYMVGGDLKSLLNVYGFLEESMAVFYVAEVTLALDYLHKHNIVHRDLKPDNMLIAKSGHVKLTDFGLSRIEIHRDLEISDFVNRTPSLNMRTPGQLLSLTSHLSFGSGGGDSTHTSVMSADACENLIDELKETSKLQGMFDGVSGLENSQLMEHSQLSGIHPFMSAESINLDDVVSQDSGSESLSSYHTCESSKNSSNSKSNKSTDISSNNGSSLGESAVLTDSQHDQSTSPVCRGNSLKRIPSFRAKKRKRILDGDGDTPTGVTSLAESKENHSGLTQEIMALELSQNTPKRMAIHPTPDRRKNPIKGVLKKRWASQDDSHHFNVGVIFSTPVSNDKSPSAKKMHKATRFNLPKDDQPASGAKDKNIVFSKHISTSLEIFPSRRMSRDDRSPTDLCKTPVATAHTPYRTPKSVRRGNQVSDQRILGTPDYLAPELLLRQGHGPSVDWWALGVCLYEFMTGVPPFNDETPQAVFTNILSRNIEWPEGDEALSAEAVGAIEGLLTMDPKERPAATAVKKMSLFRNVDWENQLSAEPPFVPTPDDLHDTGYFQARNILQQLHVSNFDM, encoded by the exons ATGGGAATAATATCAAGTAAAGATACGCGTCGAGTTAGTTTTGATAATACATTTGCTTTAGCTCCTGCATTGAATATACAAAATTCTATCCAAGATGAAAACGTAGTTGCATTGGATGACCTAGCAGCA GATCCTGATGATGGCCTAATTTTTAAAGACATTAAGTCAATAGAACCAACGGAAGAGGGCGATGGCGACTATTGGGCTCATAGAATAGAATTTCTTAAAAAGGAGCATCAAtctataaacaaaattataGAAGCCGAGTATGAAAAAACTGTAgaaaatactaataaaacatTTGAACCTCCTAAAGTAACAAACGATAAGCTACAAAAAATTAAACCTTGTTTGGACTGGCGTGCTAAG gctccagatattaatgattttactaTAGTCAAGCCCATCAGTCGTGGTGCATTTGGAAAAGTATTTCTAGCGCACAAAAAGAATAACAAAGAACTGATGTATGCCATAAaagttatgaaaaaatctgataTGATAAACAAAAACATGGTTGCACAAGTTGTAACTGAGAGGAATGCACTGGCATTATCAAGGAGTCCGTTTTGCGTGCATTTGTTCTATTCATTGCAGTCCTTATCTTCAGTTTATCTG GTAATGGAATACATGGTTGGTGGAGATTTAAAGTCTCTTCTAAATGTTTATGGGTTTCTGGAAGAGTCAATGGCGGTGTTCTATGTAGCAGAAGTAACTCTAGCATTGGATTATTTGCACAAACATAATATAGTGCACAGAGATTTGAAACCAGACAATATGTTGATTGCTAAAAGTGGTCATGTAAAACTCACAGACTTTGGTTTGTCTAGAATTGAAATACATAGAG ATTTGGAAATATCAGATTTTGTTAATCGAACACCAAGTTTGAACATGAGAACACCCGGCCAGCTGTTGTCCTTAACATCACACCTGTCCTTTGGTTCTGGCGGTGGAGACTCCACCCACACCTCTGTCATGTCTGCTGATGCTTGTGAGAACCTCATTGATGAACTTAAGGAGACTA GTAAACTGCAGGGTATGTTTGATGGTGTTAGTGGATTAGAAAATTCTCAGCTGATGGAGCATTCTCAACTTTCTGGGATCCATCCCTTCATGAGCGCAGAAAGCATCAACCTGGATGATGTAGtt TCTCAAGATTCTGGATCTGAATCTCTCAGCTCCTACCACACTTGCGAAAGTTCTAAAAACAGTAGCAACTCGAAGAGCAACAAGTCTACTGACATAAGCAGCAACAATGGGTCATCCTTAGGAGAGTCTGCTGTACTCACTGACTCCCAACATGACCAGTCAACCTCTCCTGTGTGCCGCGGGAATTCCTTGAAGAGAATACCTAG TTTCAGAGCGAAAAAGAGGAAAAGAATATTAGACGGGGATGGAGATACGCCTACAGGTGTGACAAGCCTTGCTGAGTCCAAAGAGAATCACAGTGGGCTTACTCAAGAGATAATGGCGTTGGAGCTAAGTCAGAACACACCAAAACGCATGGCTATTCATCCTACCCCAGATAGGCGGAAGAATCCAATAAAGGGTGTCCTTAAAAAAAG ATGGGCATCTCAAGATGATAGTCACCATTTTAATGTAGGCGTGATATTCTCAACTCCAGTGTCCAATGACAAGTCACCGAGCGCCAAGAAAATGCACAAGGCAACGCGATTTAACTTGCCCAAGGATGATCAACCGGCATCTggagctaaagataaaaatatcgTGTTCAGTAAACATATTTCTACTAGTTTGGAGATATTCCCGTCACGGCGTATGAGCAGA GATGACAGATCACCAACGGACCTTTGTAAAACACCAGTAGCGACCGCCCACACTCCATACAGAACGCCTAAAAGCGTGCGGCGTGGAAATCAAGTCTCTGATCAAAGAATTTTGGGAACACCCGACTATTTAGCGCCTGAGTTGTTGCTGAG GCAAGGGCATGGCCCTTCAGTGGATTGGTGGGCGCTGGGCGTGTGTCTTTATGAATTTATGACTGGCGTCCCTCCTTTTAACGATGAAACTCCACAAGCTGTCTTCACCAATATACTGTCTagaa ACATTGAATGGCCAGAAGGCGACGAAGCGCTATCAGCCGAGGCGGTCGGTGCGATCGAGGGTCTTCTCACCATGGATCCCAAGGAGCGGCCTGCGGCTACCGCAGTCAAGAAGATGTCTCTCTTCAGGAACGTCGACTGGGAGAACCAGCTCAGCGCGGAGCCGCCTTTCGTGCCGACGCCAGACGATTTGCACGACACTGGATATTTTCAAG CAAGAAATATACTGCAGCAACTGCATGTTTCCAACTTTGACATGTAG
- the LOC135071291 gene encoding serine/threonine-protein kinase greatwall isoform X2, translating to MGIISSKDTRRVSFDNTFALAPALNIQNSIQDENVVALDDLAADPDDGLIFKDIKSIEPTEEGDGDYWAHRIEFLKKEHQSINKIIEAEYEKTVENTNKTFEPPKVTNDKLQKIKPCLDWRAKAPDINDFTIVKPISRGAFGKVFLAHKKNNKELMYAIKVMKKSDMINKNMVAQVVTERNALALSRSPFCVHLFYSLQSLSSVYLVMEYMVGGDLKSLLNVYGFLEESMAVFYVAEVTLALDYLHKHNIVHRDLKPDNMLIAKSGHVKLTDFGLSRIEIHRDLEISDFVNRTPSLNMRTPGQLLSLTSHLSFGSGGGDSTHTSVMSADACKLQGMFDGVSGLENSQLMEHSQLSGIHPFMSAESINLDDVVSQDSGSESLSSYHTCESSKNSSNSKSNKSTDISSNNGSSLGESAVLTDSQHDQSTSPVCRGNSLKRIPSFRAKKRKRILDGDGDTPTGVTSLAESKENHSGLTQEIMALELSQNTPKRMAIHPTPDRRKNPIKGVLKKRWASQDDSHHFNVGVIFSTPVSNDKSPSAKKMHKATRFNLPKDDQPASGAKDKNIVFSKHISTSLEIFPSRRMSRDDRSPTDLCKTPVATAHTPYRTPKSVRRGNQVSDQRILGTPDYLAPELLLRQGHGPSVDWWALGVCLYEFMTGVPPFNDETPQAVFTNILSRNIEWPEGDEALSAEAVGAIEGLLTMDPKERPAATAVKKMSLFRNVDWENQLSAEPPFVPTPDDLHDTGYFQARNILQQLHVSNFDM from the exons ATGGGAATAATATCAAGTAAAGATACGCGTCGAGTTAGTTTTGATAATACATTTGCTTTAGCTCCTGCATTGAATATACAAAATTCTATCCAAGATGAAAACGTAGTTGCATTGGATGACCTAGCAGCA GATCCTGATGATGGCCTAATTTTTAAAGACATTAAGTCAATAGAACCAACGGAAGAGGGCGATGGCGACTATTGGGCTCATAGAATAGAATTTCTTAAAAAGGAGCATCAAtctataaacaaaattataGAAGCCGAGTATGAAAAAACTGTAgaaaatactaataaaacatTTGAACCTCCTAAAGTAACAAACGATAAGCTACAAAAAATTAAACCTTGTTTGGACTGGCGTGCTAAG gctccagatattaatgattttactaTAGTCAAGCCCATCAGTCGTGGTGCATTTGGAAAAGTATTTCTAGCGCACAAAAAGAATAACAAAGAACTGATGTATGCCATAAaagttatgaaaaaatctgataTGATAAACAAAAACATGGTTGCACAAGTTGTAACTGAGAGGAATGCACTGGCATTATCAAGGAGTCCGTTTTGCGTGCATTTGTTCTATTCATTGCAGTCCTTATCTTCAGTTTATCTG GTAATGGAATACATGGTTGGTGGAGATTTAAAGTCTCTTCTAAATGTTTATGGGTTTCTGGAAGAGTCAATGGCGGTGTTCTATGTAGCAGAAGTAACTCTAGCATTGGATTATTTGCACAAACATAATATAGTGCACAGAGATTTGAAACCAGACAATATGTTGATTGCTAAAAGTGGTCATGTAAAACTCACAGACTTTGGTTTGTCTAGAATTGAAATACATAGAG ATTTGGAAATATCAGATTTTGTTAATCGAACACCAAGTTTGAACATGAGAACACCCGGCCAGCTGTTGTCCTTAACATCACACCTGTCCTTTGGTTCTGGCGGTGGAGACTCCACCCACACCTCTGTCATGTCTGCTGATGCTT GTAAACTGCAGGGTATGTTTGATGGTGTTAGTGGATTAGAAAATTCTCAGCTGATGGAGCATTCTCAACTTTCTGGGATCCATCCCTTCATGAGCGCAGAAAGCATCAACCTGGATGATGTAGtt TCTCAAGATTCTGGATCTGAATCTCTCAGCTCCTACCACACTTGCGAAAGTTCTAAAAACAGTAGCAACTCGAAGAGCAACAAGTCTACTGACATAAGCAGCAACAATGGGTCATCCTTAGGAGAGTCTGCTGTACTCACTGACTCCCAACATGACCAGTCAACCTCTCCTGTGTGCCGCGGGAATTCCTTGAAGAGAATACCTAG TTTCAGAGCGAAAAAGAGGAAAAGAATATTAGACGGGGATGGAGATACGCCTACAGGTGTGACAAGCCTTGCTGAGTCCAAAGAGAATCACAGTGGGCTTACTCAAGAGATAATGGCGTTGGAGCTAAGTCAGAACACACCAAAACGCATGGCTATTCATCCTACCCCAGATAGGCGGAAGAATCCAATAAAGGGTGTCCTTAAAAAAAG ATGGGCATCTCAAGATGATAGTCACCATTTTAATGTAGGCGTGATATTCTCAACTCCAGTGTCCAATGACAAGTCACCGAGCGCCAAGAAAATGCACAAGGCAACGCGATTTAACTTGCCCAAGGATGATCAACCGGCATCTggagctaaagataaaaatatcgTGTTCAGTAAACATATTTCTACTAGTTTGGAGATATTCCCGTCACGGCGTATGAGCAGA GATGACAGATCACCAACGGACCTTTGTAAAACACCAGTAGCGACCGCCCACACTCCATACAGAACGCCTAAAAGCGTGCGGCGTGGAAATCAAGTCTCTGATCAAAGAATTTTGGGAACACCCGACTATTTAGCGCCTGAGTTGTTGCTGAG GCAAGGGCATGGCCCTTCAGTGGATTGGTGGGCGCTGGGCGTGTGTCTTTATGAATTTATGACTGGCGTCCCTCCTTTTAACGATGAAACTCCACAAGCTGTCTTCACCAATATACTGTCTagaa ACATTGAATGGCCAGAAGGCGACGAAGCGCTATCAGCCGAGGCGGTCGGTGCGATCGAGGGTCTTCTCACCATGGATCCCAAGGAGCGGCCTGCGGCTACCGCAGTCAAGAAGATGTCTCTCTTCAGGAACGTCGACTGGGAGAACCAGCTCAGCGCGGAGCCGCCTTTCGTGCCGACGCCAGACGATTTGCACGACACTGGATATTTTCAAG CAAGAAATATACTGCAGCAACTGCATGTTTCCAACTTTGACATGTAG